The following are from one region of the Paenibacillus bovis genome:
- the hslU gene encoding ATP-dependent protease ATPase subunit HslU: MNNDHNALTPRQIVAELDKYIVGQKKAKKSVAVALRNRYRRSLLEEDVQDEIVPKNILMIGPTGVGKTEIARRLAKLVHAPFIKVEATKFTEVGYVGRDVESMVRDLVETAIRMVKLERTEQVKDKAEEAANERIVRILVPSSSKSKMQRNPFEMLFGGNNNQPEEPVEHTTDDSSIQEKRRQVRFELLSGKLEDQIIEVEVEDSTPNMMDMFMGQGNDQMGMNMQEMLGSFLPKRMKKRKLTIKEARKVLTQQEANKLLDMDDVTQESLRRAEQTGIIFIDEIDKVASAGRGSGPDVSREGVQRDILPIVEGSTVMTKYGAVKTDYILFMAAGAFHTAKPSDLIPELQGRFPIRVELESLTLEDFVSILKEPKNALTQQYTHLLRSENIELEFAEGTIEEIAGIAASVNQNTENIGARRLHTIMEKLLEDLSFEAPELTLERFVITPQYVQEKLKDIAQDRDLSQYIL, translated from the coding sequence ATGAATAATGATCATAATGCATTGACACCGAGACAGATTGTGGCTGAATTGGATAAATATATTGTTGGACAGAAAAAGGCTAAAAAGTCGGTAGCTGTTGCACTTCGTAATCGTTATCGCCGCAGCCTGTTGGAGGAAGACGTACAGGATGAGATTGTACCCAAAAATATTCTGATGATTGGTCCTACAGGTGTAGGTAAAACAGAAATTGCCCGCAGACTCGCCAAACTCGTGCATGCGCCATTTATCAAAGTGGAGGCTACCAAGTTTACAGAAGTCGGTTATGTAGGCCGTGACGTGGAATCTATGGTTCGTGATCTGGTAGAGACTGCGATCCGTATGGTCAAGCTGGAACGTACCGAGCAGGTGAAGGATAAAGCTGAAGAAGCTGCCAATGAACGTATCGTACGTATTCTGGTACCATCGTCCAGCAAATCCAAAATGCAGCGCAATCCTTTTGAAATGCTGTTTGGAGGCAATAATAATCAGCCTGAAGAGCCGGTAGAACATACCACAGACGATTCTTCTATACAGGAAAAGCGCCGTCAAGTGCGGTTTGAACTTTTGTCCGGCAAGCTGGAAGATCAGATTATCGAAGTAGAAGTGGAAGACAGCACGCCGAATATGATGGATATGTTCATGGGTCAAGGGAATGACCAGATGGGCATGAATATGCAGGAAATGCTGGGAAGCTTTTTGCCGAAGCGGATGAAAAAGCGCAAGCTGACGATCAAGGAAGCACGCAAGGTACTCACCCAGCAGGAAGCCAACAAGTTGCTCGATATGGATGATGTAACCCAGGAATCACTGCGTCGTGCCGAACAGACCGGGATTATCTTTATTGACGAGATTGATAAAGTAGCCAGTGCCGGCCGTGGCTCGGGTCCTGATGTATCCAGAGAAGGCGTACAGCGTGATATTCTGCCGATCGTGGAAGGCTCTACGGTAATGACCAAGTATGGAGCCGTAAAAACCGATTATATCTTGTTTATGGCTGCCGGTGCTTTTCATACAGCCAAGCCATCTGATCTAATTCCTGAATTGCAGGGACGTTTCCCGATTCGGGTAGAGCTGGAAAGTCTGACATTGGAGGACTTTGTTAGTATTCTAAAAGAGCCCAAAAATGCGCTGACGCAGCAGTATACTCATCTGCTGCGCTCCGAGAATATCGAATTGGAATTCGCTGAAGGCACGATCGAAGAGATTGCAGGCATCGCTGCTAGCGTTAATCAGAATACCGAGAATATCGGAGCACGCCGTCTGCATACGATTATGGAGAAGCTCCTGGAGGATCTTTCATTTGAGGCTCCTGAATTGACGCTGGAACGGTTTGTGATTACACCGCAATATGTTCAGGAGAAACTCAAAGATATTGCCCAGGATCGTGATTTAAGCCAGTATATTCTCTAA
- the flgB gene encoding flagellar basal body rod protein FlgB, protein MNLLNDVGFRRLEGAINASNLRQQVITNNIANADTPYFKRSDVSFENMLQTQMDGTDGSIHGTTTNPRHFQIGSTGDVPQAMITSDNSTVMNNNLNNVDMDSEMTSLAENQLRYNAYIEQVNHQIKMMRTAIQGGGA, encoded by the coding sequence GTGAATTTGCTGAATGATGTGGGATTTCGCAGATTGGAAGGTGCTATCAATGCTTCCAACCTGAGACAACAAGTAATCACCAACAACATTGCCAACGCAGATACACCTTACTTCAAACGTTCCGACGTTTCTTTTGAAAACATGCTTCAAACCCAAATGGATGGTACAGACGGATCTATCCATGGTACCACTACCAATCCTCGTCATTTCCAGATCGGCTCTACCGGTGATGTACCACAAGCCATGATCACCTCGGATAACAGCACAGTGATGAATAACAACCTTAACAACGTAGACATGGATTCCGAAATGACCAGCCTGGCTGAGAACCAGCTTCGCTATAATGCTTACATCGAGCAAGTGAACCACCAAATCAAAATGATGCGTACTGCAATTCAGGGCGGAGGAGCGTAA
- the sucD gene encoding succinate--CoA ligase subunit alpha, which translates to MSILVDKHTKVITQGITGSTGLFHTKGALDYGTQMVGGVTPGKGGTNVDITLEDGSTVSLPVFNTVVEAKEKTGATASVIYVPPAFAADSIMEAVDADLDLVICITEGIPVLDMVKVARYMEGKKTVLIGPNCPGVITPGECKIGIMPGYIHKPGYVGVVSRSGTLTYEAVHQLSTRGIGQSSAVGIGGDPVKGSEFIDILKMFNEDPDTRAVIMIGEIGGTAEEEAAEWIQANMTKPVVGFIGGATAPPGKRMGHAGAIISGGKGTAAEKIAKLESCGVKVAPTPSEMGSTLVEVLEERGLLSECTTH; encoded by the coding sequence ATGAGTATTCTTGTAGATAAGCACACAAAAGTGATCACTCAAGGTATCACCGGTTCAACGGGATTATTTCACACCAAAGGTGCCCTGGATTATGGTACTCAAATGGTTGGCGGAGTAACACCCGGTAAAGGCGGAACCAATGTGGATATTACACTGGAAGATGGTTCCACAGTGAGTCTGCCGGTATTTAATACCGTTGTTGAAGCCAAGGAAAAAACAGGCGCTACAGCGAGTGTTATCTACGTTCCACCGGCATTTGCAGCGGATTCCATTATGGAAGCCGTCGATGCAGACCTGGATCTCGTTATCTGTATTACAGAGGGCATTCCTGTGCTCGATATGGTTAAAGTTGCCCGTTATATGGAAGGCAAAAAGACTGTATTGATCGGGCCAAACTGTCCGGGTGTGATTACGCCGGGCGAGTGCAAAATCGGTATTATGCCAGGCTATATCCATAAGCCGGGTTATGTAGGTGTTGTATCACGCAGTGGTACTCTCACATACGAAGCCGTGCATCAACTGTCTACACGCGGTATTGGACAGTCTTCCGCGGTAGGTATCGGTGGCGATCCTGTCAAAGGCTCCGAATTTATTGATATCCTCAAAATGTTCAATGAAGATCCGGATACCCGTGCAGTTATCATGATCGGAGAAATTGGCGGTACGGCAGAAGAAGAAGCGGCAGAGTGGATTCAGGCAAATATGACCAAGCCTGTCGTTGGCTTTATTGGTGGTGCAACAGCGCCTCCAGGAAAACGTATGGGTCATGCAGGTGCTATTATTTCCGGCGGTAAAGGTACAGCGGCCGAGAAGATTGCCAAGCTGGAATCCTGCGGTGTCAAAGTTGCTCCAACGCCATCCGAAATGGGCTCTACACTGGTAGAAGTACTGGAAGAGCGTGGTTTGTTGAGCGAGTGCACAACTCACTAA
- the dprA gene encoding DNA-processing protein DprA has product MDERSVLIGLHQAAGIGWKRIYDILQQHADLRELPEWDAGRWRRLGMPDKVAQSLPAQLQEECIRERLSLYYDKGIEIMTIMDEAYPILMKEIAQPPWVLYTKGRQELLSSFCIGMVGTRVPTAYGRKVAELLAGDMAERGVTVVSGMARGIDSVCHEAVLQKNGNTIAVLGTGINVIYPPENRSLYHTIAERGLIVSEYPIGTRSSPGLFPQRNRIIAGLSHGSIVVEADVRSGSLITADYAMDSNRDVFAVPGPITSPKSQGTLALLKQGAILVTEAADITKEYDSILLNWCDNPYKKEENGHPDAVVELSSAIMSDISYLTEDEKTIYLILEQGDANIDELQLQSKFDFGLLHTVLLSLIIKKQISQRSGAIYTLI; this is encoded by the coding sequence TTGGATGAACGTTCTGTACTGATAGGATTACACCAGGCAGCCGGTATTGGCTGGAAAAGAATCTATGATATACTACAACAACATGCGGATCTGCGCGAACTGCCGGAGTGGGATGCCGGACGCTGGCGGAGATTGGGCATGCCGGATAAAGTTGCTCAGTCATTGCCTGCCCAGCTGCAGGAAGAGTGTATACGCGAACGATTATCGCTTTATTATGATAAGGGCATAGAGATCATGACTATCATGGATGAAGCGTATCCCATATTAATGAAGGAAATCGCCCAACCTCCCTGGGTGTTGTATACAAAAGGCAGACAAGAATTACTTTCATCATTTTGTATCGGAATGGTAGGTACAAGAGTGCCAACTGCCTATGGACGTAAGGTAGCGGAGCTGCTGGCGGGCGATATGGCAGAGCGTGGAGTAACAGTAGTCAGCGGTATGGCGAGAGGCATCGATAGTGTCTGTCACGAAGCAGTGCTCCAAAAAAACGGGAATACGATTGCAGTACTGGGTACAGGTATCAATGTCATTTATCCGCCGGAGAATCGTTCCCTGTATCACACAATTGCCGAACGTGGACTGATTGTATCCGAATATCCGATAGGTACACGTTCTTCTCCTGGACTGTTTCCACAGCGCAATCGCATTATTGCCGGGCTGTCCCATGGCTCTATAGTGGTCGAAGCAGATGTACGGAGTGGTTCGCTGATTACAGCAGATTATGCAATGGACAGCAACCGGGACGTTTTTGCGGTACCAGGGCCTATAACTTCTCCCAAAAGTCAGGGTACGCTGGCGCTGCTAAAGCAAGGAGCTATTCTGGTTACCGAAGCTGCTGATATTACAAAGGAATATGATTCAATTCTTTTGAATTGGTGTGATAATCCATACAAAAAGGAAGAAAATGGACATCCTGATGCAGTTGTAGAGCTCTCATCAGCCATAATGTCAGATATTTCTTATTTGACAGAAGATGAAAAAACGATATACCTTATATTGGAGCAGGGAGATGCAAATATCGATGAACTTCAATTACAATCGAAGTTTGATTTTGGACTTTTGCATACGGTTCTGTTATCTTTAATCATAAAAAAACAGATCAGTCAACGCTCTGGTGCGATATACACCTTAATATAA
- the trmFO gene encoding FADH(2)-oxidizing methylenetetrahydrofolate--tRNA-(uracil(54)-C(5))-methyltransferase TrmFO has translation MSEFQKVTVIGAGLAGSEAAWQIASQGIPVTLYEMRPVVKTPAHHTNQFAELVCSNSLRSNTLANAVGVMKEEMRMLNSLVIGSADRNAVPAGGALAVDRDGFSGEITSTLHNHPLVTVLNEEVQEIPTDGIVVIATGPLTSPALSQQIQSLLGEEYFYFYDAAAPIIEKDSIDMNKVYLASRYDKGEAAYLNCPMNEEEFNAFYEALVGAETAQLKEFEKEIYFEGCMPIEIMMKRGKQTALFGPMKPVGLVNPHTGELPYAVVQLRQDNAAGTLYNMVGFQTHLKWGEQRRVFSMIPGLENAEFVRYGVMHRNTFINSPRLLEPTYQLKSQPRIFFAGQMTGVEGYVESAASGMIAGMNAARLAKGEELIQLPQESTLGSMAYYITHADPDHFQPMNANFGLLPKPEKKIRNKKEKNEMLAQQALDSIRQFFELEESVQEPAPAE, from the coding sequence GTGTCAGAATTTCAAAAGGTAACCGTGATTGGTGCAGGATTAGCAGGTAGCGAGGCGGCCTGGCAAATTGCCAGTCAGGGGATACCGGTAACATTATACGAAATGCGTCCGGTTGTAAAAACACCGGCGCACCATACAAACCAGTTTGCAGAATTGGTATGCAGTAACTCGCTGCGTTCCAATACCCTTGCGAATGCGGTTGGCGTTATGAAGGAAGAAATGCGTATGCTGAATTCACTGGTTATTGGATCGGCAGACCGTAATGCTGTACCCGCTGGTGGCGCATTGGCAGTAGACCGTGATGGATTCTCCGGAGAAATCACATCAACGCTGCATAATCATCCACTGGTAACGGTATTAAATGAAGAAGTACAGGAGATTCCAACTGACGGTATTGTTGTGATTGCAACAGGTCCATTGACTTCTCCAGCACTTTCCCAGCAGATTCAATCCCTTCTGGGTGAAGAATATTTCTATTTCTATGATGCAGCAGCACCAATTATCGAAAAAGATTCGATTGATATGAATAAAGTTTATCTGGCTTCCCGCTATGATAAAGGCGAAGCTGCTTACCTGAACTGCCCAATGAACGAAGAGGAATTCAATGCGTTTTATGAAGCTCTTGTAGGTGCAGAGACGGCGCAGCTAAAAGAGTTTGAAAAAGAGATTTATTTTGAAGGCTGCATGCCGATCGAAATCATGATGAAACGTGGCAAACAGACTGCTCTATTTGGTCCTATGAAGCCGGTAGGCCTGGTTAACCCGCATACCGGAGAGCTGCCTTATGCAGTTGTACAGCTGCGTCAGGATAATGCAGCAGGTACGCTTTACAACATGGTTGGCTTCCAGACTCACCTAAAATGGGGAGAGCAGCGCCGTGTATTCTCCATGATTCCTGGTCTGGAAAATGCAGAATTTGTTCGTTATGGTGTTATGCATCGTAATACCTTTATCAACTCTCCGCGTCTGCTGGAGCCAACATATCAGCTGAAGAGTCAGCCGCGTATTTTCTTTGCCGGTCAGATGACAGGTGTAGAAGGTTACGTAGAATCTGCAGCATCCGGTATGATCGCAGGGATGAATGCTGCTCGTCTGGCTAAAGGCGAAGAATTAATTCAACTGCCGCAAGAGAGCACATTGGGCAGTATGGCTTATTATATTACCCATGCTGATCCAGATCATTTCCAGCCGATGAATGCCAACTTTGGTCTTTTGCCAAAACCGGAAAAGAAAATCCGTAACAAAAAAGAGAAAAATGAGATGCTTGCACAGCAAGCGCTGGATAGCATTAGACAATTTTTCGAGCTGGAAGAGTCGGTACAAGAGCCTGCTCCTGCAGAGTAA
- the flgC gene encoding flagellar basal body rod protein FlgC, protein MKISNSFDISASALTAQRLRMDVVSSNIANAETTRAKIENGEAVPYRRKEVVLSTNKPAFADALNSAMNGNNGVNGVKAVAIQEDKEPFKLVFNPTHPDADKNGYVKMPNVDTLKEMVDMISASRSYEANVTALNASKAMITKALQIGK, encoded by the coding sequence ATGAAAATTAGCAACAGCTTTGATATCAGTGCTTCGGCACTAACAGCCCAACGGCTGCGGATGGACGTCGTATCTTCTAACATTGCGAATGCGGAGACAACAAGAGCCAAGATCGAAAACGGAGAAGCGGTTCCTTATCGTCGCAAAGAAGTTGTACTTTCAACCAACAAACCGGCGTTTGCTGATGCACTGAATTCTGCAATGAATGGTAATAACGGAGTTAACGGTGTAAAAGCGGTAGCGATTCAGGAAGACAAGGAACCATTTAAACTCGTATTTAATCCTACACATCCGGATGCTGACAAAAACGGATATGTAAAAATGCCAAATGTCGATACTCTAAAAGAAATGGTGGACATGATATCAGCTTCGCGTTCATATGAAGCTAACGTAACTGCATTGAATGCCTCGAAGGCAATGATTACCAAGGCTTTACAAATTGGTAAATAA
- the topA gene encoding type I DNA topoisomerase: protein MADSLVIVESPAKAKTIGKYLGSKFIVKASMGHVRDLPKSQIGVDVENDFDPKYITIRGKGSVLKELKDARKKVKKVYLAADPDREGEAIAWHLAHALDVQEGEMCRVVFNEITKQAVKDAFKTPRQINMDLVNAQQARRILDRLVGYKISPLLWKKVKKGLSAGRVQSVAVKIIIDRENEISEFIPEEYWSITAQLTINGTTFEAKFNQLNGEKKELHSEDDVNEVLTAIADAAFEVTDIKERERLRHPAAPFTTSSLQQEAARKLNFRAAKTMSVAQQLYEGIDLGKEGTVGLITYMRTDSTRIAVSAQEEIREYITGRYGADFIPEEPRQYTKKNANAQDAHEAIRPTSAVRDPESVKEYMSRDQFRLYKLVWERFAASQMASAVLDTLSVDIAAGPANFRAAGSKVRFPGFMKVYVEGNDDGKEEGEKFLPPLAKGDKLQKNNVEPKQHFTQPPPRYTEARLVKTLEELGIGRPSTYAPTLETIQKRGYVAIEEKKFMPTELGELIIEQMEEFFPEILDPEFTAHMEQDLDHVGEGQEDWVHVLHDFYKSFEKRLEVAEEEMKEIEIEDEVSDEICDKCGRHMVYKLGRFGKFLACSGFPDCRNTKPIIKDIGVPCPTCHEGHVVERRSKKGRVFYGCDRYPECDFVSWDRPSLKPCPVCTSMMVEKRNKQGVKLQCTKCDHTEMVEENENEAVELD from the coding sequence ATGGCAGATTCACTCGTGATTGTAGAATCACCAGCAAAAGCGAAGACAATCGGTAAATACCTGGGCAGCAAATTTATTGTCAAAGCGTCAATGGGTCACGTCCGCGACCTGCCGAAAAGTCAGATCGGTGTAGATGTGGAGAACGATTTTGATCCCAAGTATATTACGATTCGTGGTAAAGGTTCCGTTCTAAAAGAATTAAAAGATGCACGAAAAAAAGTGAAAAAAGTTTATCTGGCGGCTGACCCGGATCGCGAAGGAGAAGCAATTGCCTGGCATCTGGCTCATGCCTTGGATGTTCAAGAAGGCGAAATGTGCCGCGTAGTATTTAATGAAATTACCAAACAGGCAGTCAAGGATGCTTTTAAAACACCGCGTCAGATTAACATGGATCTTGTTAATGCCCAGCAGGCAAGACGCATACTGGATCGTCTGGTAGGTTACAAAATCAGTCCACTATTATGGAAGAAAGTTAAAAAGGGACTGTCTGCAGGACGTGTACAATCCGTAGCTGTAAAGATTATTATTGACCGTGAGAATGAAATTTCGGAGTTTATACCGGAAGAGTACTGGAGCATTACCGCTCAGCTTACAATTAACGGTACTACTTTTGAAGCCAAATTCAACCAGTTAAACGGTGAGAAAAAAGAGCTTCACAGTGAAGATGATGTGAATGAAGTGCTAACGGCGATCGCCGATGCAGCATTTGAAGTAACCGATATCAAAGAACGCGAACGTTTGCGCCATCCGGCCGCTCCATTTACAACCTCATCCCTGCAGCAGGAAGCTGCACGCAAATTGAACTTCCGCGCAGCCAAGACGATGTCTGTAGCCCAGCAATTATATGAAGGAATTGACCTCGGCAAAGAAGGTACAGTTGGTCTGATTACCTATATGCGTACAGACTCCACGCGTATCGCTGTTTCCGCCCAGGAAGAGATTCGCGAGTATATTACCGGCCGCTACGGTGCCGACTTTATTCCAGAAGAACCTCGTCAATATACCAAAAAGAACGCGAATGCACAGGATGCTCACGAAGCGATCCGTCCTACCTCGGCAGTACGTGATCCCGAATCGGTGAAAGAATATATGAGTCGTGATCAATTCCGTCTGTACAAGCTGGTCTGGGAACGTTTTGCAGCGAGCCAGATGGCTTCAGCTGTACTGGATACATTATCTGTTGATATTGCGGCGGGTCCAGCCAATTTCCGTGCAGCCGGTTCCAAAGTGCGCTTCCCTGGATTTATGAAAGTCTATGTGGAAGGCAATGACGATGGCAAAGAAGAAGGCGAGAAATTCCTGCCACCGCTTGCCAAAGGCGACAAGCTGCAAAAAAATAATGTTGAACCCAAGCAGCATTTTACCCAGCCACCGCCACGTTATACAGAAGCACGTCTTGTAAAAACGCTGGAAGAACTCGGAATCGGACGTCCAAGTACGTATGCGCCTACATTGGAGACAATTCAAAAACGCGGATATGTAGCTATCGAAGAAAAGAAATTTATGCCGACCGAGCTGGGTGAGCTGATCATTGAACAAATGGAAGAGTTTTTCCCCGAGATTCTCGATCCCGAGTTCACAGCACATATGGAACAGGATCTTGACCATGTAGGAGAAGGACAGGAAGATTGGGTACATGTACTTCATGATTTTTATAAGTCCTTTGAGAAACGTCTGGAAGTAGCCGAAGAGGAAATGAAAGAAATTGAGATCGAAGACGAAGTATCGGATGAGATTTGTGACAAATGCGGTCGTCACATGGTATATAAACTGGGTCGTTTCGGCAAGTTTTTGGCTTGTTCGGGATTCCCGGATTGCCGGAATACCAAACCGATTATCAAGGATATCGGCGTACCGTGTCCAACCTGTCATGAAGGTCATGTCGTAGAGCGTCGCAGTAAAAAAGGCCGCGTGTTCTATGGATGTGATCGTTATCCGGAATGTGACTTTGTATCCTGGGATCGTCCTTCTCTCAAACCATGTCCGGTATGTACATCGATGATGGTGGAGAAACGAAACAAGCAGGGCGTCAAATTGCAATGTACAAAATGTGACCATACCGAAATGGTTGAAGAAAATGAGAACGAAGCGGTCGAACTCGATTAA
- the hslV gene encoding ATP-dependent protease subunit HslV has product MDLSFHATTICAVRHNGKAAIAGDGQVTFGQNVIMKQHAKKIRRLYRGQVLAGFAGSVADAITLFEKFEAKLEEHHGNLQRAAVELAKEWRSDRVLRKLEALLIVMDKSGILLISGGGEIIEPDDDVIAIGSGGNFALSAARALKRHGKDLEAKDIVEASLNIAAEICVYTNHNIIVEEL; this is encoded by the coding sequence ATGGATCTCTCATTTCACGCAACGACCATATGTGCTGTACGTCACAATGGAAAAGCTGCAATTGCCGGTGACGGACAGGTGACTTTTGGACAAAATGTAATTATGAAGCAGCATGCCAAAAAAATTCGTCGTCTTTATCGCGGACAGGTACTTGCCGGTTTCGCAGGCTCGGTTGCAGACGCAATCACCCTGTTTGAAAAGTTCGAAGCCAAGCTGGAGGAGCATCACGGCAATCTTCAGCGGGCAGCTGTCGAGCTGGCCAAGGAATGGCGTTCTGACAGGGTGCTCCGCAAACTGGAAGCTCTGCTGATCGTTATGGATAAAAGCGGAATTCTGCTTATTTCGGGCGGCGGTGAAATTATTGAGCCGGACGATGATGTTATTGCTATTGGTTCCGGTGGTAATTTCGCCCTGTCGGCAGCGCGTGCCCTAAAGCGTCATGGCAAAGATCTCGAAGCCAAGGATATCGTCGAAGCATCCCTGAATATTGCTGCCGAGATCTGTGTATATACCAACCACAATATCATCGTAGAAGAATTGTGA
- a CDS encoding MarR family winged helix-turn-helix transcriptional regulator: protein MDTQSQEYPHPQLKLDNQLCFAIYASSREMTKMYQPLLDHLGLTYSQYLVMLVLWEQQECTVKELGNALYLDSGTLTPLLKRLEAAGLIIRKRSTEDERKVHITLTEAGWSLQQQAVSIPDDIKERTCINTDKLDELLSEFKQLLQNIHQANVNSAANKK, encoded by the coding sequence ATGGACACTCAATCTCAGGAATATCCGCACCCCCAGTTGAAGCTGGACAATCAGCTTTGCTTTGCCATTTATGCATCTTCCCGTGAGATGACCAAAATGTACCAGCCGCTGCTGGATCATCTCGGTCTTACGTATTCACAGTATCTTGTTATGCTCGTTCTGTGGGAGCAGCAGGAATGTACAGTGAAAGAATTGGGTAATGCGCTCTATCTCGATTCCGGTACACTGACACCACTACTCAAGCGTCTGGAAGCAGCAGGTCTTATTATCCGCAAACGCTCTACAGAAGATGAGCGCAAAGTGCATATTACATTGACAGAAGCCGGTTGGAGCTTGCAGCAACAAGCAGTCTCGATTCCGGACGATATCAAAGAAAGAACATGCATTAATACAGACAAGCTGGATGAGCTGTTGTCCGAGTTCAAACAGCTGCTGCAAAATATCCATCAAGCGAACGTGAATAGCGCAGCCAACAAAAAATAA
- a CDS encoding organic hydroperoxide resistance protein: MLNIQQKMYETSVTAIGGRQGYVESSSPDLRLDIATPKEMGGAGGAGTNPEQLFAAGYSACFDSALNMVARMQKVKHEGTQVTGTVSFGKAEDGGFALAVRLDVLVKGIDRDTASKLAEEAHNVCPYSRATRGNIAVEINVL; the protein is encoded by the coding sequence ATGCTAAATATCCAACAAAAAATGTACGAGACTTCTGTAACAGCAATCGGTGGAAGACAAGGTTATGTTGAGTCCTCCAGTCCTGACCTGCGTCTTGACATTGCCACTCCAAAAGAAATGGGCGGCGCTGGTGGTGCCGGTACCAATCCCGAGCAGCTGTTTGCAGCCGGTTACTCCGCTTGCTTTGATAGTGCACTGAATATGGTAGCGCGTATGCAAAAAGTAAAACATGAAGGAACTCAAGTTACAGGAACCGTAAGCTTTGGTAAAGCTGAAGATGGCGGCTTTGCACTGGCAGTACGTCTGGATGTTCTTGTTAAAGGTATCGATCGCGATACAGCTTCCAAACTGGCTGAAGAAGCACATAATGTATGTCCTTATTCCCGTGCGACACGCGGTAATATTGCTGTCGAAATTAACGTTCTGTAA
- the sucC gene encoding ADP-forming succinate--CoA ligase subunit beta, translated as MNIHEYQGKQVLKQYGVAVPEGKVAFTVEEAVEAAQSLGSAVCVVKAQIHAGGRGKAGGVKVAKSVDEVRAYAQELLGKVLVTHQTGPEGKEIKRLLIEEGCDIQKEYYIGVVIDRATGKVVIMASEEGGTEIEEVAEKTPEKIFREAVDPAVGLQAFQARKLAYAINIPTKLVNKAAQFMLSLYKAFVEKDCSIAEINPLVVTGDGQVMALDAKLNFDSNALFRHPEILELRDLEEEDEKEIEASKFDLSYIALDGNIGCMVNGAGLAMATMDIIKYYGGEPANFLDVGGGATTEKVTEAFKIILSDPNVKGIFINIFGGIMRCDVIANGVVEAAKQIGLDRPLVVRLEGTNVDLGKQILAESGLNIVAADSMADGAQKIVALV; from the coding sequence ATGAATATCCATGAATATCAGGGAAAACAAGTACTTAAACAGTATGGAGTGGCAGTGCCCGAGGGCAAAGTAGCCTTTACGGTGGAAGAAGCTGTAGAAGCAGCACAATCTCTGGGCAGTGCGGTATGTGTAGTTAAAGCACAAATCCACGCTGGCGGTAGAGGTAAAGCCGGAGGCGTCAAAGTAGCCAAAAGCGTAGACGAAGTTCGTGCGTATGCGCAGGAATTGCTGGGCAAGGTACTCGTTACCCACCAGACAGGTCCGGAAGGCAAAGAAATCAAACGTCTGTTGATCGAAGAAGGCTGTGATATTCAAAAAGAATATTACATAGGGGTAGTTATCGACCGTGCTACTGGCAAAGTGGTCATAATGGCTTCTGAAGAAGGCGGCACAGAGATCGAAGAAGTAGCAGAGAAAACGCCGGAAAAAATCTTCCGCGAAGCTGTCGATCCTGCGGTCGGTCTGCAGGCTTTCCAGGCCCGCAAACTTGCTTATGCTATTAACATTCCTACCAAGCTGGTGAACAAAGCAGCTCAATTTATGTTGTCCTTGTACAAAGCATTTGTTGAGAAAGACTGCTCGATTGCCGAAATCAACCCATTGGTTGTAACAGGTGACGGTCAGGTTATGGCTTTGGATGCCAAGCTGAACTTTGATTCCAACGCATTGTTCCGTCATCCGGAAATTCTGGAACTGCGCGATCTGGAAGAAGAAGATGAAAAAGAGATTGAAGCTTCCAAATTCGACCTGAGTTACATCGCTCTGGATGGCAATATCGGCTGTATGGTTAACGGTGCCGGTCTGGCGATGGCAACAATGGATATTATTAAATACTACGGCGGCGAACCCGCCAACTTCCTGGACGTAGGGGGCGGTGCAACGACAGAGAAGGTTACTGAAGCCTTCAAAATCATCCTGTCCGATCCAAACGTAAAAGGAATCTTCATTAATATATTCGGCGGAATTATGCGCTGTGACGTTATTGCCAATGGTGTGGTTGAAGCCGCCAAGCAAATCGGGCTGGACCGTCCACTCGTAGTGAGACTGGAAGGTACGAACGTTGATCTCGGTAAGCAGATTCTGGCTGAATCGGGACTGAACATCGTAGCTGCTGACTCCATGGCAGATGGAGCGCAAAAGATCGTAGCGCTGGTATAA